A single window of Streptomyces cathayae DNA harbors:
- the uraH gene encoding hydroxyisourate hydrolase: MSTDTTVTATTASVSTHILDTSVGRPARGVAVHLSARSGRQAPWQALGGSTTDADGRCEDLPAPPEGTTHVRLDFAVEPYFTDQRAEARQDAPAHRDGGAGAFFPEVAVTFAVVPGEHHHVPLLLNPFGYSVYRGS; the protein is encoded by the coding sequence ATGAGCACCGACACCACCGTCACCGCCACCACCGCCTCCGTCTCCACGCACATCCTGGACACCAGCGTCGGCCGCCCCGCCCGCGGCGTTGCCGTCCACCTCTCCGCCCGCTCGGGCCGCCAGGCCCCCTGGCAGGCGCTGGGCGGCTCCACGACCGACGCGGACGGGCGGTGCGAGGACCTCCCGGCGCCACCGGAGGGAACCACCCACGTACGGCTCGACTTCGCCGTGGAGCCGTACTTCACCGACCAGCGGGCCGAGGCGCGGCAGGACGCCCCCGCGCACCGGGACGGCGGCGCCGGGGCGTTCTTCCCGGAGGTGGCGGTCACGTTCGCCGTCGTACCGGGCGAGCACCACCACGTACCGCTGCTGCTCAACCCGTTCGGCTACTCCGTATACCGAGGGAGCTGA
- the uraD gene encoding 2-oxo-4-hydroxy-4-carboxy-5-ureidoimidazoline decarboxylase, producing MTSAATPPGLARFNALEEPAALAVLHETCASTAWARRLLAGRPYATADDLYAASDTAMGGLGAADLREAMAGHPPIGRPRPGDPASAREQSGMTAAPDRLKAEMLELNLAYQERFGHVFLVCATGRTGEQLRDALTERMGNTPERERETVRTELGRINRIRLARLVDED from the coding sequence GTGACGTCCGCTGCCACGCCACCGGGCCTGGCCCGCTTCAACGCGCTGGAGGAGCCGGCGGCCCTCGCCGTCCTCCACGAGACGTGTGCCTCCACGGCGTGGGCCCGCCGCCTGCTCGCCGGCCGCCCCTACGCCACCGCCGACGACCTGTACGCCGCCTCCGACACCGCCATGGGCGGGCTGGGCGCGGCGGACCTCCGGGAGGCGATGGCCGGGCACCCGCCGATCGGCAGGCCCCGGCCCGGCGACCCGGCCTCGGCGCGGGAGCAGAGCGGCATGACCGCCGCGCCGGACCGGCTCAAGGCGGAGATGCTCGAACTGAACCTGGCCTACCAGGAGAGGTTCGGCCACGTGTTCCTCGTCTGCGCCACCGGCCGGACCGGCGAGCAGCTGCGCGACGCGCTGACCGAGCGCATGGGCAACACGCCGGAGCGGGAGCGCGAGACCGTCCGCACCGAACTGGGGAGGATCAACCGCATCCGGCTGGCCCGACTCGTCGACGAGGACTGA
- a CDS encoding helix-turn-helix domain-containing protein has protein sequence MSGAADEPFIAAVTPLVDAMGGQLLPPDEAGPDDVVLVWEGADAVAVRLPQFADSLDHILAALERRQGRPLAELDRRAKQEIVRSLEVRGAFAVRHGVETVASALGVSRFTVYNYLNREKGS, from the coding sequence ATGAGCGGCGCGGCGGACGAGCCGTTCATCGCGGCCGTCACACCACTCGTCGACGCCATGGGCGGGCAGCTGCTCCCGCCCGACGAGGCCGGTCCCGACGACGTCGTCCTCGTCTGGGAGGGGGCCGACGCCGTCGCCGTGCGCCTGCCCCAGTTCGCCGACTCCCTCGACCACATCCTCGCCGCCCTCGAACGCCGGCAGGGCAGGCCCCTCGCCGAGCTGGACCGCAGGGCCAAGCAGGAGATCGTACGGAGCCTGGAGGTGCGCGGCGCCTTCGCCGTACGGCACGGCGTGGAGACCGTGGCGAGCGCGCTCGGCGTCAGCCGGTTCACCGTCTACAACTACCTCAACCGCGAGAAGGGCTCCTGA
- a CDS encoding 4'-phosphopantetheinyl transferase family protein encodes MTAPQISAESASGHPGARTSPDGVTVWWWRGATTVLAADLALLDDSERRRLERMRTPAGAAEFAGNRAAVRRVLAGLLDTAPERIRLGRRPCPGCGDGEHGPPTVLEPQAECWISISHTSGCGMLAVAAVPVGVDVERVRDVRVGDLAPTVLTPSEARWLDDSLAGDALHRAFLRCWTRKEAVLKAVGVGVTVPLDRVETHPATVGTVTVAAGVPGTPDPWSVTDLPVPAAWAASVALPAGTGGPVRLRPHAGD; translated from the coding sequence ATGACCGCACCCCAGATCAGTGCCGAATCAGCCAGTGGACATCCGGGCGCCCGGACCTCGCCGGACGGGGTGACCGTGTGGTGGTGGCGGGGTGCGACGACGGTCCTGGCCGCGGACCTCGCCCTCCTGGACGACTCCGAGAGGCGACGCCTGGAGCGCATGCGCACCCCGGCCGGGGCCGCGGAGTTCGCCGGCAACCGGGCGGCGGTGCGCCGCGTCCTGGCCGGTCTGCTGGACACGGCGCCGGAGCGGATCCGCCTGGGCCGTAGGCCGTGTCCGGGCTGCGGGGACGGGGAGCACGGGCCGCCGACGGTGCTGGAACCGCAGGCCGAGTGCTGGATCAGCATCTCCCACACCTCGGGCTGCGGCATGCTCGCCGTGGCCGCGGTGCCCGTCGGAGTGGACGTCGAACGGGTCCGGGACGTCCGGGTCGGGGATCTCGCGCCCACCGTCCTCACCCCCTCCGAGGCGCGGTGGCTGGACGACTCCCTCGCCGGGGACGCGTTGCACCGGGCGTTCCTGCGCTGCTGGACCCGCAAGGAGGCCGTGCTCAAGGCGGTCGGTGTCGGCGTCACGGTTCCCCTGGACCGGGTGGAGACGCATCCGGCCACCGTCGGCACGGTCACGGTCGCCGCCGGGGTGCCCGGCACGCCCGACCCGTGGTCTGTCACCGACCTGCCAGTACCGGCGGCCTGGGCGGCCTCCGTGGCCCTCCCCGCCGGGACGGGCGGGCCCGTCCGCCTGCGTCCGCACGCGGGGGACTGA
- a CDS encoding helix-turn-helix transcriptional regulator translates to MESALLQARALIESTVSLHRTRPVRESLVLRMDDADIGGTVTRLVGLARHSVSVSLTAGESASTVFDALAAHASPSKERAAGGGANGPVIRLLCTPQAVNSCRPSAEHFRDTRCEIRVDEGELRGMLIVDSRVALMPDPPGKGYEAAIIKDTASARALDLMFAGSWANARSLAEHQRTSARMRTESVRRILEQLCEGRTDEVAARELRVSLRTYRRHVAEIMQELGANSRFQAGARAVEMALLPQRTDAPGRESRRHG, encoded by the coding sequence ATGGAAAGCGCGCTGCTTCAGGCACGTGCGCTGATCGAATCGACGGTGTCGCTGCACCGGACCAGGCCGGTACGCGAATCCCTCGTCCTGCGCATGGACGATGCCGACATCGGTGGCACAGTCACCCGGCTCGTCGGACTGGCACGTCACTCGGTCTCCGTCTCGTTGACCGCCGGCGAGAGCGCGTCCACCGTGTTCGACGCGCTCGCCGCCCACGCGTCACCCTCCAAGGAGCGGGCGGCGGGCGGCGGGGCGAACGGTCCGGTCATCCGACTGCTGTGCACGCCGCAGGCGGTGAACAGCTGCAGGCCGAGCGCCGAGCACTTCCGGGACACCCGGTGCGAGATCCGGGTCGACGAAGGGGAGTTGCGCGGCATGCTGATCGTCGACAGCCGAGTCGCCCTCATGCCGGACCCTCCCGGCAAGGGCTACGAAGCCGCGATCATCAAGGACACGGCGTCGGCCCGCGCCCTGGATCTGATGTTCGCCGGATCGTGGGCCAACGCCCGGTCGCTCGCCGAGCACCAGCGCACGAGCGCGCGCATGCGCACGGAGTCGGTACGACGCATCCTGGAACAGCTGTGCGAGGGCCGGACCGACGAGGTGGCGGCGCGCGAACTCCGGGTGTCCCTGCGCACGTACCGACGTCACGTCGCGGAGATCATGCAGGAGCTGGGGGCCAACTCCCGCTTCCAGGCCGGGGCCAGGGCCGTGGAGATGGCCCTGCTGCCGCAGCGCACCGATGCCCCCGGCCGGGAATCACGGCGCCATGGTTGA
- a CDS encoding response regulator transcription factor yields the protein MVDPHPGERPEYTTAKAPRGHTGQHGVQPADDVEQTLMEVRRLIEATVAKHRDRVVRDSLITNVAPCGSEVAAAALGLVAEGERTIDIVLADSEHVEAINSVYRELETRRKNIGLRLLCTQAMLDNGVVQLPMLESLRYEVRVGRVPMLQVMIVDGAAALVTSQAVIGRQASVIRATTVIGTLGTLFEGLWRHAVPVEKQIDFGNLNRADVARQILNLLQIGITDEVAARELSISVRTYRRYVAEIMALLGASSRFQAGVRAAELGLLPKGRKSSGRPSAGPAQGASGASARRGAPRQDVPAQGAARDVRDTNGTPPRDGRSGTGNFL from the coding sequence ATGGTTGATCCCCATCCTGGCGAACGGCCGGAGTACACCACCGCGAAGGCCCCCCGCGGCCACACCGGGCAACACGGCGTACAGCCCGCGGACGACGTGGAGCAGACGCTCATGGAGGTCCGTCGACTGATCGAGGCCACCGTCGCCAAGCACCGCGACCGTGTCGTGCGGGACTCGCTGATCACCAACGTCGCCCCCTGTGGCAGTGAGGTGGCGGCAGCCGCCCTCGGGCTCGTCGCCGAGGGCGAACGGACCATCGACATCGTGCTGGCCGACTCGGAGCACGTCGAGGCGATCAACTCCGTGTACCGGGAGTTGGAGACCCGCCGGAAGAACATCGGACTGCGGCTCCTGTGCACCCAGGCGATGCTCGACAACGGAGTGGTCCAGCTCCCCATGCTGGAGAGCCTCCGGTACGAGGTGCGGGTGGGCAGGGTGCCCATGCTCCAGGTGATGATCGTCGACGGGGCGGCCGCCCTGGTGACCTCGCAAGCGGTCATCGGGCGACAGGCCTCGGTGATCCGCGCCACCACCGTGATCGGCACGCTGGGCACCCTCTTCGAGGGGCTCTGGCGCCACGCGGTCCCGGTCGAGAAACAGATCGACTTCGGCAACCTCAACCGGGCCGACGTGGCCCGGCAGATCCTGAACCTCCTTCAGATCGGCATCACCGACGAGGTCGCCGCACGCGAACTCTCCATCTCGGTGCGCACCTACCGCCGCTACGTCGCGGAGATCATGGCGCTCCTCGGAGCGAGTTCACGCTTCCAGGCCGGGGTCCGGGCAGCCGAGCTGGGGCTTTTGCCCAAGGGCCGGAAGAGCTCCGGTCGCCCGTCGGCCGGACCGGCCCAGGGTGCGTCCGGGGCATCGGCCCGGCGGGGTGCGCCACGACAGGACGTGCCGGCCCAGGGAGCGGCGCGGGACGTACGCGACACGAACGGCACGCCTCCTCGCGACGGCCGGTCCGGCACTGGCAACTTCCTGTAG
- a CDS encoding ACP S-malonyltransferase yields MGEPWRDTPAWSLAGEVSRHCGQDVEELLLRTPTDVLRRTDLAQLSVFTVALMAHAEAARCGALDGAVACAGHSLGEYAALTAAGVLTLRDAVSLVTIRGQAMRDAEQLRPGTMGVLIGAGLREAGELAAEVRAEGLDVWVANVNAPGQTGLSGSADGVGRAAELAPGVGAKLIRLSVGGAFHSPFMAPAAERLAQALRDVRFAPGHLQVVANVDAQPYTGDGDWPELAVRQLVSPVRWEESVRTLTGRLGCRRLVELGPGRVLTNLIHRIDPGIEVTPVDGPGALEGLAAV; encoded by the coding sequence ATGGGTGAACCCTGGCGGGACACCCCCGCCTGGAGCCTGGCCGGTGAGGTTTCCCGGCACTGCGGCCAGGACGTCGAGGAACTGCTGTTGCGGACCCCGACCGACGTACTGCGCCGTACCGACCTGGCTCAGCTCTCGGTCTTCACGGTGGCCCTGATGGCCCACGCGGAGGCGGCACGGTGCGGGGCACTGGACGGCGCCGTGGCGTGCGCCGGGCACAGCCTGGGAGAGTACGCGGCGCTGACGGCGGCCGGAGTGCTGACACTGCGGGACGCCGTCTCCCTGGTGACGATCCGGGGGCAGGCCATGCGAGACGCCGAGCAGCTCCGTCCGGGCACCATGGGTGTGCTCATCGGGGCCGGGCTCCGGGAAGCCGGGGAACTGGCCGCCGAGGTGCGGGCCGAGGGGCTCGACGTATGGGTGGCCAATGTCAACGCCCCTGGTCAGACAGGGCTCTCCGGCTCCGCGGACGGCGTCGGGAGGGCGGCGGAACTGGCTCCGGGTGTCGGGGCCAAACTCATCCGCCTCTCCGTGGGCGGCGCCTTCCACAGCCCCTTCATGGCGCCCGCCGCCGAGCGGCTGGCCCAGGCTCTGCGGGACGTGCGGTTCGCCCCGGGGCACCTCCAGGTGGTCGCCAACGTGGACGCGCAGCCGTACACGGGCGACGGCGACTGGCCGGAGCTGGCCGTGCGTCAGCTGGTCTCCCCGGTGCGCTGGGAGGAGAGCGTGCGGACCCTGACCGGACGGCTCGGCTGCCGACGGCTCGTCGAGCTGGGCCCGGGGCGTGTGCTGACGAACCTGATCCACCGGATCGATCCCGGCATCGAGGTGACCCCTGTGGACGGCCCCGGCGCCCTGGAGGGCCTCGCCGCCGTGTGA
- a CDS encoding thioesterase II family protein has product MNTLKHTPRSDATWFRRYAPSAPARMRLLCLPHAGGSASSYHSWGNAFGDDVEVLATRYPGRQERIAEPCLESMEELADAVTAAVLPLLDKPLALFGHSMGASLAYEVAVRLEHRHGFCPSVLLVSGQRPPHGQRPRTAHLDGTESVLAEVRKLGGTDAALLEDPDLRELVLPALLADFTVVGRYAEKGPRPAVPVRCPVIGYVGNHDPNVTVEEVAAWAGVAPKGFELKVLEGDHFYLASRRDELVADLTSRLR; this is encoded by the coding sequence ATGAACACCCTGAAGCACACCCCCCGGAGCGACGCGACGTGGTTCCGGCGCTACGCCCCGTCCGCCCCGGCCCGTATGCGACTGCTCTGCCTGCCGCACGCCGGTGGTTCGGCGAGTTCCTACCACTCCTGGGGGAACGCCTTCGGCGACGACGTCGAGGTGCTGGCGACCCGGTACCCGGGGCGCCAGGAGCGGATCGCCGAACCCTGCCTCGAGAGCATGGAGGAGCTGGCCGACGCGGTGACCGCCGCCGTTCTGCCCCTCCTCGACAAGCCGTTGGCACTCTTCGGCCACAGCATGGGGGCCTCGCTCGCCTACGAGGTGGCGGTCCGCCTGGAGCACAGACACGGCTTCTGCCCGAGCGTTCTCCTCGTCTCCGGCCAGCGGCCCCCCCACGGGCAGCGGCCGCGCACCGCGCACCTGGACGGTACCGAGTCCGTTCTCGCCGAGGTCCGCAAGCTGGGCGGTACCGACGCCGCGCTGCTGGAGGACCCCGACCTGCGGGAACTCGTGTTGCCGGCGCTCCTGGCCGACTTCACCGTCGTCGGGAGGTATGCCGAGAAGGGCCCCCGGCCCGCCGTGCCCGTGCGCTGCCCGGTCATCGGTTACGTGGGAAACCACGATCCCAACGTCACCGTGGAAGAGGTGGCCGCCTGGGCCGGCGTCGCCCCGAAGGGCTTCGAACTCAAGGTGCTGGAAGGCGACCACTTCTACCTGGCGTCACGCAGGGACGAGCTCGTCGCCGACCTGACGTCCCGGCTGCGCTGA
- a CDS encoding acyl carrier protein has protein sequence MATATREERLVVIKEIVCDILEIEEDEVSETSLFKEDHNADSLRAIEILAALEKEFGVVINQSELPRMVNLTGVYEVVGEPAGW, from the coding sequence ATGGCCACTGCAACGCGTGAAGAGCGTCTCGTCGTCATCAAGGAAATCGTCTGCGACATTCTTGAGATCGAGGAGGACGAGGTTTCGGAAACCAGCCTCTTCAAGGAGGACCACAACGCCGACTCGCTGCGCGCGATCGAGATCCTCGCGGCGCTGGAAAAGGAGTTCGGCGTGGTCATCAACCAGTCCGAACTGCCGCGCATGGTCAACCTCACGGGCGTGTACGAGGTCGTAGGGGAACCGGCCGGCTGGTAA
- a CDS encoding beta-ketoacyl-[acyl-carrier-protein] synthase family protein encodes MSAVHDAGPEAAERHRVVLTGLGVVSSIGLGVKEFLGGLREGRSGARPITVFDTEGFAHANGCEIVEFEPLDWIRTLETEQLGRAAQFSAAAARMALEDAGLDAADLRGRRGLISIGTTDGESYDLDQLVEAELKGGPETFDPMAAGRIPAGRLSIAIAQELELADVEAVTVPTACAAGNYAIGYGFDAVRSGEADYAFCGGADAMCRKTFTGFYRLGTIAPEHCRPFDADRKGILTGEGAGVLVLERLESALERGATIYAEVLGYGLNCDAHHQVAPNRASVARCMELALDNAGVKPAEVDLISAHGTGTKANDITEAGAIREVFGTPPRTVSMKSMLGHSMGAASALGAIGCALAIAHRFIPPTINHVTTDPECDVDCVPNQAVEADLKVVQNNGLAFGGNNAVVLLGRYDRPEEEAC; translated from the coding sequence ATGTCGGCAGTACACGACGCCGGTCCGGAGGCAGCGGAGCGGCACCGGGTGGTCCTGACCGGACTCGGAGTGGTCTCCAGCATCGGGCTGGGGGTGAAGGAGTTCCTCGGAGGGCTGCGGGAGGGCCGCAGTGGGGCCCGGCCCATCACGGTGTTCGACACCGAGGGGTTCGCCCACGCCAACGGCTGCGAGATCGTCGAGTTCGAGCCGCTGGACTGGATCCGCACCCTGGAGACGGAACAGCTCGGCAGGGCGGCGCAGTTCTCGGCCGCCGCGGCCCGGATGGCCCTGGAGGACGCCGGCCTGGACGCTGCCGACCTTCGCGGCCGGCGGGGTCTGATCTCCATCGGCACCACCGACGGAGAGTCCTACGACCTCGATCAGCTGGTCGAGGCCGAGCTCAAGGGCGGACCGGAGACGTTCGACCCGATGGCGGCCGGGAGGATTCCCGCCGGACGGCTCTCGATCGCCATCGCCCAGGAGCTCGAGCTGGCCGACGTCGAAGCCGTCACAGTTCCGACCGCCTGCGCCGCCGGCAACTACGCCATCGGCTACGGCTTCGACGCGGTGCGCTCCGGCGAAGCGGACTACGCGTTCTGCGGCGGCGCGGACGCCATGTGCCGCAAGACGTTCACCGGCTTCTACCGGCTGGGAACCATCGCGCCGGAGCACTGCCGGCCGTTCGACGCCGACCGCAAGGGAATTCTGACCGGCGAGGGTGCCGGAGTGCTCGTCCTGGAGCGGCTGGAGTCCGCTCTGGAACGCGGTGCCACCATCTACGCCGAGGTGCTCGGCTACGGCCTCAACTGCGACGCCCACCACCAGGTGGCGCCCAACCGGGCGAGCGTCGCGCGCTGCATGGAACTCGCCCTGGACAACGCGGGCGTGAAACCGGCCGAGGTGGACCTGATCTCCGCCCACGGGACGGGGACCAAGGCCAACGACATCACCGAGGCGGGCGCCATCCGCGAGGTGTTCGGCACCCCGCCGCGCACCGTCTCCATGAAGTCGATGCTCGGCCACAGCATGGGCGCGGCCAGCGCCCTGGGCGCCATCGGCTGCGCGCTGGCCATCGCCCACCGATTCATCCCGCCGACGATCAACCACGTCACCACGGATCCCGAGTGCGACGTCGACTGCGTGCCGAACCAGGCCGTCGAGGCCGACCTCAAGGTCGTCCAGAACAACGGGCTGGCGTTCGGCGGCAACAACGCGGTGGTTCTCCTCGGCCGGTACGACCGACCCGAGGAGGAAGCATGCTGA
- a CDS encoding beta-ketoacyl synthase N-terminal-like domain-containing protein: MLSRPITGMGAVASTGRGVGTLFENLCRGITGRAELRGFDRTRFRAQHAYEVDDRPEAGTDVPARATALLIDAIAQAAADAGLGEDLSGIPILIGTGLRELRSLELWWREGTDLDDTGLHFGTALRERFNADVTHTFSNACSASLYALALGSDLLAQEGDQAPGTVIVAGVDVLTESMYGLLERVHPTPPDRVRPFDRDRTGVLMGDGAAAVVLSRETGGRRAHALLRGVAVNCDAFHVTAPSPEGIAKAMRTAYDMAGVKPKDIDLVMLHGTGTLLNDEAEATAMADALGDAASGPLMTAIKSMTGHTSGASGLMGLVMGVTALNEGRVPPTVGLERPVEEASQFRFVTGEAASASMNVVQLNAFGFGGINAVALVEATP; the protein is encoded by the coding sequence ATGCTGAGCCGTCCGATCACCGGCATGGGCGCCGTGGCCAGCACCGGAAGAGGGGTGGGAACACTCTTCGAGAACCTGTGCCGGGGAATCACCGGTCGCGCCGAGTTGCGCGGGTTCGACCGCACCCGCTTCCGGGCGCAGCACGCCTACGAGGTGGACGACCGCCCCGAGGCGGGCACGGACGTGCCCGCCCGCGCCACCGCGCTGCTCATCGACGCGATCGCCCAGGCGGCGGCCGACGCGGGCCTGGGCGAAGACCTCTCCGGCATACCGATACTCATCGGGACGGGGCTGCGCGAGCTGCGCTCCCTGGAGCTCTGGTGGCGCGAGGGCACCGACCTGGACGACACCGGCCTGCACTTCGGCACCGCGCTGCGTGAGCGGTTCAACGCCGATGTGACGCACACCTTCTCCAACGCCTGCTCCGCCTCCCTGTACGCGCTGGCGCTCGGCTCGGACCTCCTGGCACAGGAGGGCGACCAGGCCCCCGGCACGGTGATCGTCGCGGGTGTGGACGTGCTCACCGAGAGCATGTACGGCCTGCTGGAGCGGGTCCACCCGACCCCGCCGGACCGGGTGCGGCCCTTCGACCGTGACCGCACCGGAGTCCTCATGGGCGACGGCGCCGCCGCCGTCGTGCTCAGCCGGGAAACCGGCGGCAGGCGGGCACACGCCCTGCTCCGCGGCGTCGCCGTCAACTGTGACGCCTTCCATGTCACCGCGCCCTCCCCGGAGGGCATCGCGAAGGCGATGCGCACCGCGTACGACATGGCGGGCGTCAAGCCGAAGGACATCGACCTGGTGATGCTGCACGGCACCGGGACCCTGCTCAACGACGAGGCCGAGGCGACGGCGATGGCCGACGCGCTGGGCGACGCGGCGAGCGGTCCGCTGATGACGGCGATCAAGTCGATGACCGGTCACACCTCCGGCGCGTCCGGGCTGATGGGCCTGGTCATGGGCGTCACCGCCCTCAACGAGGGACGCGTCCCGCCCACCGTCGGTCTGGAGCGGCCGGTCGAGGAGGCCTCGCAGTTCCGTTTCGTGACCGGTGAGGCCGCGTCCGCGTCGATGAACGTGGTGCAGCTCAACGCGTTCGGATTCGGCGGCATCAACGCCGTCGCCCTTGTGGAGGCCACCCCGTGA
- a CDS encoding beta-ketoacyl synthase N-terminal-like domain-containing protein, which produces MSVVVSGVSVLIPGADSAKALAAGPEPGAGPVEPAALVGRKGLRYKDRATQLGYCLTAAALADAGLLGEDGTVSGGDVGVVVSSNYGNLDTVVRALDTLREGTVSATSPMDLPNASSNVIASSAAIRYGLRGPNLMVCNGATSGLDAVHWATTMITAGRVDRVLVIGVEPDNDVVRRLLGGGHAVDGGAAVVLENAEAARARGARVRAVLGRYVRTAGAGAVLEQLAASGVPAPAWWHLPDTAPEEVDAGLLPGVERTTLPGHSGRASGALGVLQCATVVGMFDECGEGPVFVVCGTDADDASAGLVLLEPPAPETV; this is translated from the coding sequence GTGAGTGTCGTCGTCAGCGGAGTCTCCGTCCTGATCCCCGGGGCCGACAGCGCCAAGGCACTGGCCGCCGGCCCCGAGCCCGGCGCCGGTCCCGTCGAACCGGCGGCCCTGGTGGGCAGGAAGGGCCTGCGCTACAAGGACCGGGCCACGCAGCTCGGCTACTGCCTGACCGCCGCGGCCCTGGCCGACGCCGGGCTCCTCGGCGAGGACGGCACGGTGTCCGGCGGCGACGTCGGCGTGGTCGTCAGCTCCAACTACGGGAACCTGGACACCGTCGTCCGGGCCCTGGACACGCTGCGGGAGGGCACCGTCTCGGCGACCAGCCCGATGGACCTGCCGAACGCGTCCAGCAACGTCATCGCCTCCTCGGCGGCCATCCGCTACGGCCTGCGCGGCCCGAACCTGATGGTGTGCAACGGCGCGACCTCCGGTCTGGACGCGGTCCACTGGGCCACGACCATGATCACGGCGGGCCGCGTGGACCGGGTCCTCGTCATCGGCGTCGAGCCGGACAACGACGTCGTGCGGCGGCTGCTCGGCGGTGGGCACGCCGTCGACGGAGGCGCGGCCGTCGTCCTGGAGAACGCGGAGGCGGCCCGTGCCCGGGGCGCGAGGGTCCGCGCCGTTCTCGGCCGGTACGTCCGTACGGCCGGTGCCGGGGCGGTCCTGGAGCAGCTGGCCGCCTCCGGTGTGCCGGCCCCGGCGTGGTGGCACCTTCCTGACACGGCTCCCGAGGAGGTCGACGCCGGCCTGCTGCCCGGGGTCGAGCGGACCACCCTGCCCGGGCACTCCGGTCGCGCCTCCGGTGCCCTCGGTGTGCTGCAGTGCGCGACGGTCGTCGGCATGTTCGACGAATGCGGCGAGGGGCCGGTGTTCGTGGTCTGCGGCACCGACGCCGACGACGCCTCGGCCGGACTCGTGCTGCTGGAGCCCCCGGCCCCGGAGACCGTCTGA
- a CDS encoding alpha/beta fold hydrolase, translated as MSTPEELGTGTVRRRAAGTGGPRLLLVHGLAENDSVWDLGIGLLPPEYEVWSARLPWSTEGVQDWGTDGDLVGPLARVLAAVPGGPEIVVAHSMSADVLLDLVDRESRRGGDALTRFGIRGLVLVSPFYRRTAEEFDWDTISHYLNDFHLIMEEGLRVHSGDRLPASLRTAMGERVRDRVGPYGWLRFFELYLRTPQLQTGRVTVPCLVLGGEKDFAAPPGESVALAAALPDARVLVLPGCGHFPMIEEAERFASETVTFVNSLGTGAPQRGPVPDTALEHHR; from the coding sequence ATGTCCACGCCCGAAGAGCTCGGCACCGGGACGGTCCGCCGGCGCGCCGCCGGAACCGGCGGGCCCCGGCTGCTGCTGGTCCACGGACTGGCGGAGAACGACAGCGTCTGGGACCTCGGCATCGGGCTGCTGCCCCCCGAGTACGAGGTGTGGTCGGCCCGGCTGCCCTGGAGCACCGAGGGGGTGCAGGACTGGGGCACCGACGGTGATCTCGTCGGTCCCCTGGCCCGGGTGCTGGCCGCGGTGCCCGGCGGCCCCGAGATCGTGGTGGCGCACTCCATGTCGGCGGACGTCCTGCTGGACCTCGTCGACCGGGAGAGCCGCCGGGGCGGGGACGCCCTCACCCGGTTCGGGATCCGCGGCCTGGTGCTGGTCTCGCCGTTCTACCGGCGCACCGCCGAGGAGTTCGACTGGGACACCATCAGCCACTACCTCAACGACTTCCACCTGATCATGGAGGAGGGCCTGCGGGTCCACTCCGGTGACCGGCTTCCCGCCTCCCTGCGGACGGCCATGGGGGAGCGGGTGCGGGACCGGGTGGGTCCGTACGGCTGGCTGCGCTTCTTCGAGCTCTACCTGCGTACTCCGCAGCTCCAGACGGGCCGGGTCACCGTGCCCTGTCTGGTGCTGGGGGGCGAGAAGGACTTCGCGGCGCCGCCCGGCGAGAGCGTGGCGCTGGCCGCGGCGCTGCCGGACGCGCGAGTGCTCGTCCTCCCCGGCTGCGGGCACTTCCCGATGATCGAGGAAGCGGAACGGTTCGCCTCCGAGACCGTCACTTTCGTCAACTCCCTTGGGACCGGCGCTCCGCAGCGTGGGCCCGTCCCCGACACAGCTCTGGAGCACCATCGATGA